In a single window of the Scyliorhinus canicula chromosome 1, sScyCan1.1, whole genome shotgun sequence genome:
- the LOC119966573 gene encoding zinc transporter 2-like isoform X4, producing MDGMSETLSLLKDPLPPRSYPSAGTSLEHSETFTNELYGSLTHVDPVLEQLESRHCHSSQSSGDHNEVDKENARRRLYLASAVCLVFIIGEVIGGYLAQSLAIMTDAAHLLTDFATMLVSLFSLWISSRPATKTMNFGWYRSEILGALISVLSIWVVTGVLVYLAVERLISGQYEIKGGVMLITSGCAVAVNIVMGIILHQSGHNHSHNSTGEVRSCGTESNTHGSQVKSSVNPSVRAAFIHVVGDLLQSFGVLVAAYIIYFKPEYKIVDPICTFLFSVLVLVTTVSILRDVLCILMEDDDVNAQAILAEANQRLQSQFDFHSITIQVENYSADMVNCRECQEPKD from the exons ATGGATGGAATGAGCGAGACTTTGTCGCTTCTGAAGGACCCGTTGCCCCCGAGAAGCTATCCGTCCGCCGG CACTTCCCTGGAGCACTCTGAAACCTTTACAAATGAATTGTATGGCAGTCTGACCCACGTGGACCCTGTCCTAGAGCAACTGGAGTCTCGGCACTGCCATTCCAGCCAATCATCTGGAGACCATAACGAAGTGGATAAAGAGAATGCTCGTCGGAGGCTGTATCTAGCTTCTGCTGTCTGTTTGGTCTTTATAATTGGTGAAGTGATAG GGGGGTACTTGGCACAGAGCCTGGCCATCATGACCGATGCTGCTCATCTCTTGACAGATTTTGCCACCATGCTCGTCAGCTTGTTCTCATTGTGGATTTCCTCTCGGCCTGCAACTAAAACCATGAACTTTGGCTGGTATCGTTCGG AGATTCTAGGAGCTCTGATCTCTGTGCTGTCCATCTGGGTGGTGACCGGTGTGCTGGTGTATTTGGCAGTGGAGCGACTCATTTCTGGACAGTATGAAATTAAGGGCGGTGTTATGCTGATCACCTCCGGCTGTGCTGTTGCTGTCAATATTGT AATGGGCATCATCCTGCATCAGTCTGGTCACAACCACAGCCACAACAGTACAGGAGAGGTCAGATCATGTGGCACGGAGTCCAACACCCATGGATCACAGGTTAAAAGCAGTGTGAACCCCAGTGTACGGGCTGCCTTCATCCACGTTGTCGGAGACCTGTTGCAAAGCTTTGGTGTCCTGGTTGCTGCTTATATAATCTATTTTAAG CCTGAATATAAAATTGTGGATCCAATCTGTACCTTCCTCTTCTCTGTGTTGGTTCTGGTGACCACCGTATCCATCTTGAGAGACGTTCTCTGCATTCTAATGGAAG ATGATGATGTGAATGCTCAGGCTATATTGGCTGAAGCTAACCAGAGGCTCCAAAGCCAGTTTGACTTCCACTCCATCACTATCCAAGTTGAAAATTACTCTGCTGATATGGTGAATTGCAGGGAATGCCAGGAGCCTAAAGACTAG
- the LOC119966573 gene encoding zinc transporter 2-like isoform X2, with the protein MDGMSETLSLLKDPLPPRSYPSAGTSLEHSETFTNELYGSLTHVDPVLEQLESRHCHSSQSSGDHNEVDKENARRRLYLASAVCLVFIIGEVIDFATMLVSLFSLWISSRPATKTMNFGWYRSEILGALISVLSIWVVTGVLVYLAVERLISGQYEIKGGVMLITSGCAVAVNIVMGIILHQSGHNHSHNSTGEVRSCGTESNTHGSQVKSSVNPSVRAAFIHVVGDLLQSFGVLVAAYIIYFKPEYKIVDPICTFLFSVLVLVTTVSILRDVLCILMEGTPKGMDFNQVKECLLLIDGVKAMHSLHMWALTINQPVLSVHIAINDDVNAQAILAEANQRLQSQFDFHSITIQVENYSADMVNCRECQEPKD; encoded by the exons ATGGATGGAATGAGCGAGACTTTGTCGCTTCTGAAGGACCCGTTGCCCCCGAGAAGCTATCCGTCCGCCGG CACTTCCCTGGAGCACTCTGAAACCTTTACAAATGAATTGTATGGCAGTCTGACCCACGTGGACCCTGTCCTAGAGCAACTGGAGTCTCGGCACTGCCATTCCAGCCAATCATCTGGAGACCATAACGAAGTGGATAAAGAGAATGCTCGTCGGAGGCTGTATCTAGCTTCTGCTGTCTGTTTGGTCTTTATAATTGGTGAAGTGATAG ATTTTGCCACCATGCTCGTCAGCTTGTTCTCATTGTGGATTTCCTCTCGGCCTGCAACTAAAACCATGAACTTTGGCTGGTATCGTTCGG AGATTCTAGGAGCTCTGATCTCTGTGCTGTCCATCTGGGTGGTGACCGGTGTGCTGGTGTATTTGGCAGTGGAGCGACTCATTTCTGGACAGTATGAAATTAAGGGCGGTGTTATGCTGATCACCTCCGGCTGTGCTGTTGCTGTCAATATTGT AATGGGCATCATCCTGCATCAGTCTGGTCACAACCACAGCCACAACAGTACAGGAGAGGTCAGATCATGTGGCACGGAGTCCAACACCCATGGATCACAGGTTAAAAGCAGTGTGAACCCCAGTGTACGGGCTGCCTTCATCCACGTTGTCGGAGACCTGTTGCAAAGCTTTGGTGTCCTGGTTGCTGCTTATATAATCTATTTTAAG CCTGAATATAAAATTGTGGATCCAATCTGTACCTTCCTCTTCTCTGTGTTGGTTCTGGTGACCACCGTATCCATCTTGAGAGACGTTCTCTGCATTCTAATGGAAG GAACTCCAAAAGGAATGGATTTTAACCAGGTTAAAGAGTGTCTCCTGTTAATTGATGGGGTGAAAGCAATGCACAGCCTCCACATGTGGGCATTGACCATCAATCAGCCAGTGCTATCAGTTCACATCGCCATCA ATGATGATGTGAATGCTCAGGCTATATTGGCTGAAGCTAACCAGAGGCTCCAAAGCCAGTTTGACTTCCACTCCATCACTATCCAAGTTGAAAATTACTCTGCTGATATGGTGAATTGCAGGGAATGCCAGGAGCCTAAAGACTAG
- the LOC119966573 gene encoding zinc transporter 2-like isoform X1: protein MDGMSETLSLLKDPLPPRSYPSAGTSLEHSETFTNELYGSLTHVDPVLEQLESRHCHSSQSSGDHNEVDKENARRRLYLASAVCLVFIIGEVIGGYLAQSLAIMTDAAHLLTDFATMLVSLFSLWISSRPATKTMNFGWYRSEILGALISVLSIWVVTGVLVYLAVERLISGQYEIKGGVMLITSGCAVAVNIVMGIILHQSGHNHSHNSTGEVRSCGTESNTHGSQVKSSVNPSVRAAFIHVVGDLLQSFGVLVAAYIIYFKPEYKIVDPICTFLFSVLVLVTTVSILRDVLCILMEGTPKGMDFNQVKECLLLIDGVKAMHSLHMWALTINQPVLSVHIAINDDVNAQAILAEANQRLQSQFDFHSITIQVENYSADMVNCRECQEPKD, encoded by the exons ATGGATGGAATGAGCGAGACTTTGTCGCTTCTGAAGGACCCGTTGCCCCCGAGAAGCTATCCGTCCGCCGG CACTTCCCTGGAGCACTCTGAAACCTTTACAAATGAATTGTATGGCAGTCTGACCCACGTGGACCCTGTCCTAGAGCAACTGGAGTCTCGGCACTGCCATTCCAGCCAATCATCTGGAGACCATAACGAAGTGGATAAAGAGAATGCTCGTCGGAGGCTGTATCTAGCTTCTGCTGTCTGTTTGGTCTTTATAATTGGTGAAGTGATAG GGGGGTACTTGGCACAGAGCCTGGCCATCATGACCGATGCTGCTCATCTCTTGACAGATTTTGCCACCATGCTCGTCAGCTTGTTCTCATTGTGGATTTCCTCTCGGCCTGCAACTAAAACCATGAACTTTGGCTGGTATCGTTCGG AGATTCTAGGAGCTCTGATCTCTGTGCTGTCCATCTGGGTGGTGACCGGTGTGCTGGTGTATTTGGCAGTGGAGCGACTCATTTCTGGACAGTATGAAATTAAGGGCGGTGTTATGCTGATCACCTCCGGCTGTGCTGTTGCTGTCAATATTGT AATGGGCATCATCCTGCATCAGTCTGGTCACAACCACAGCCACAACAGTACAGGAGAGGTCAGATCATGTGGCACGGAGTCCAACACCCATGGATCACAGGTTAAAAGCAGTGTGAACCCCAGTGTACGGGCTGCCTTCATCCACGTTGTCGGAGACCTGTTGCAAAGCTTTGGTGTCCTGGTTGCTGCTTATATAATCTATTTTAAG CCTGAATATAAAATTGTGGATCCAATCTGTACCTTCCTCTTCTCTGTGTTGGTTCTGGTGACCACCGTATCCATCTTGAGAGACGTTCTCTGCATTCTAATGGAAG GAACTCCAAAAGGAATGGATTTTAACCAGGTTAAAGAGTGTCTCCTGTTAATTGATGGGGTGAAAGCAATGCACAGCCTCCACATGTGGGCATTGACCATCAATCAGCCAGTGCTATCAGTTCACATCGCCATCA ATGATGATGTGAATGCTCAGGCTATATTGGCTGAAGCTAACCAGAGGCTCCAAAGCCAGTTTGACTTCCACTCCATCACTATCCAAGTTGAAAATTACTCTGCTGATATGGTGAATTGCAGGGAATGCCAGGAGCCTAAAGACTAG
- the LOC119966573 gene encoding zinc transporter 2-like isoform X3 yields MDGMSETLSLLKDPLPPRSYPSAGTSLEHSETFTNELYGSLTHVDPVLEQLESRHCHSSQSSGDHNEVDKENARRRLYLASAVCLVFIIGEVIGGYLAQSLAIMTDAAHLLTDFATMLVSLFSLWISSRPATKTMNFGWYRSEILGALISVLSIWVVTGVLVYLAVERLISGQYEIKGGVMLITSGCAVAVNIVMGIILHQSGHNHSHNSTGEVRSCGTESNTHGSQPEYKIVDPICTFLFSVLVLVTTVSILRDVLCILMEGTPKGMDFNQVKECLLLIDGVKAMHSLHMWALTINQPVLSVHIAINDDVNAQAILAEANQRLQSQFDFHSITIQVENYSADMVNCRECQEPKD; encoded by the exons ATGGATGGAATGAGCGAGACTTTGTCGCTTCTGAAGGACCCGTTGCCCCCGAGAAGCTATCCGTCCGCCGG CACTTCCCTGGAGCACTCTGAAACCTTTACAAATGAATTGTATGGCAGTCTGACCCACGTGGACCCTGTCCTAGAGCAACTGGAGTCTCGGCACTGCCATTCCAGCCAATCATCTGGAGACCATAACGAAGTGGATAAAGAGAATGCTCGTCGGAGGCTGTATCTAGCTTCTGCTGTCTGTTTGGTCTTTATAATTGGTGAAGTGATAG GGGGGTACTTGGCACAGAGCCTGGCCATCATGACCGATGCTGCTCATCTCTTGACAGATTTTGCCACCATGCTCGTCAGCTTGTTCTCATTGTGGATTTCCTCTCGGCCTGCAACTAAAACCATGAACTTTGGCTGGTATCGTTCGG AGATTCTAGGAGCTCTGATCTCTGTGCTGTCCATCTGGGTGGTGACCGGTGTGCTGGTGTATTTGGCAGTGGAGCGACTCATTTCTGGACAGTATGAAATTAAGGGCGGTGTTATGCTGATCACCTCCGGCTGTGCTGTTGCTGTCAATATTGT AATGGGCATCATCCTGCATCAGTCTGGTCACAACCACAGCCACAACAGTACAGGAGAGGTCAGATCATGTGGCACGGAGTCCAACACCCATGGATCACAG CCTGAATATAAAATTGTGGATCCAATCTGTACCTTCCTCTTCTCTGTGTTGGTTCTGGTGACCACCGTATCCATCTTGAGAGACGTTCTCTGCATTCTAATGGAAG GAACTCCAAAAGGAATGGATTTTAACCAGGTTAAAGAGTGTCTCCTGTTAATTGATGGGGTGAAAGCAATGCACAGCCTCCACATGTGGGCATTGACCATCAATCAGCCAGTGCTATCAGTTCACATCGCCATCA ATGATGATGTGAATGCTCAGGCTATATTGGCTGAAGCTAACCAGAGGCTCCAAAGCCAGTTTGACTTCCACTCCATCACTATCCAAGTTGAAAATTACTCTGCTGATATGGTGAATTGCAGGGAATGCCAGGAGCCTAAAGACTAG